One stretch of Oryzias latipes chromosome 7, ASM223467v1 DNA includes these proteins:
- the LOC101167273 gene encoding ras-related protein Rab-7L1 translates to MTEHLLKILIVGDGNVGKSSFVNRYISGNFNRTYKMTVGVDFAVKLLHWSDEEKVRLQLWDIAGQERFISMTRIYYKGAVGCIVMFDISSSSSFLSCRLWKQDLDHKAMLPNGDTIPCLLLANKCDLAERAVSADTIDQFSGANGFFTWMEASVKENKNVGEAMRRLVQEILSVHLKPSQPLPEGSVFLQQDSEFNTDTGRSCC, encoded by the exons ATGACAGAGCACCTGCTGAAAATACTGATTGTTGGTGATGGAAATGTTGGAAAATCTTCCTTTGTAAACCGTTACATCAGTGGAAATTTCAACAGAACATACAAGATGACTGTAGGAG TGGATTTTGCTGTTAAACTGCTGCACTGGTCCGATGAAGAAAAAGTCAGGCTGCAACTTTGGGACATAGCAG GCCAAGAACGCTTCATATCCATGACCAGAATCTATTATAAAGGTGCAGTGGGCTGCATTGTGATGTTTGACATCAGCAGCTCATCCAGTTTCCTAAGCTGTCGCCTCTGGAAACAGGACCTGGACCACAAGGCCATGCTGCCGAACGGAGACACAATCCCCTGTCTCCTGCTGGCCAACAAG TGTGACCTGGCTGAGCGGGCCGTGTCGGCAGACACTATTGATCAGTTTAGCGGAGCTAACGGCTTCTTCACCTGGATGGAGGCTTCTGTCAAAGAGAACAAGAATGTCGGAGAAGCCATgag gaGGTTAGTCCAGGAGATTTTATCTGTTCATCTGAAGCCCTCACAGCCTCTGCCTGAAGGAAGCGTCTTCCTGCAGCAGGACTCTGAGTTCAACACCGACACTGgcagaagctgctgctga